One Helicobacter pylori NCTC 11637 = CCUG 17874 = ATCC 43504 = JCM 12093 genomic window, AGGGAAAAGGCTTGACGAGGGTCTTTTTCTCGCGCTATTTGAAAATGTTTAGGGCTTTTATCGGAAGCAAAATCTTTAGCCGCTCCAAAATAATAGCCATCTAGCGGGATAAAAAAACTTCCGCTCACATCGTTTAAAAACAAAGTGTCTGCATCAAACATGATGATTTTGTCGTATTGTGGGAATAAAGAAGCCAAAAACAAGCGGCACATGACCATTTTAGAAAAGCGAGTCTTGGCGTAAATATTGAGTTGCAAAAAAGCTTCATGGATTTTATCAATTACAGAGGGTTCTATTGAAGTGGCGTGAAGATTGGGGTTTGAAATGTCTAAAAAATCCACGCTCATAAAAGCGTTAAAGGGGGCTAGAGTCTCTTTGAGTTTGTGCTGGTTTTCAAGGCTTAAGTTATCCACCAGGCAGTGGATTTTATAAAAAAGTTTTTCACTATCATTTTGTGATTGGGGGTGTTCTGTTTTAGCGCAAGCTAGCATGGAATACAAGCTCACGCCAGCTGGGATGGCATAATGATTGTCAAAAGCGATAACAATAGGAATAGTAATACTCATTTTAAGTGGTTTTCCTAAAATAGGTTTTTTAATTGAATTTAATCCAAAGTTGAATTTATTTTTTGACAATATTATACTATAATAACCAATTAGATTGGGGTTTTACTGATTTTTCTTTGTGTGAGCTTTGGCTTAGTTTTGTAAGGAATGAGATGATAAAGAGTTGGACTAAAAAGTGGTTTTTGATTTTATTTTTAATGGCAAGTTGTTCCAGTTATTTGGTGGCTACAACCGGTGAGAAATATTTTAAAATGGCTGCTCAAGCCTTTAAGAGAGGGGATTACCATAAGGCGGTGGCTTTTTATAAGAGGAGCTGTAATTTAAGGGTGGGGGCTGGTTGCACGAGTCTAGGCTCTATGTATGAAGATGGCGATGGCGTTCAAAAAAACCTTCCAAAGGCTCTCTATTATTATAGGAGAGGGTGCAATTTAAGGAATCATCTCGCTTGCGCGAGTTTAGGCTCTATGTATGAAGATGGCGATGGCGTTCAAAAAAACCTTCCAAAGGCTCTCTATTATTATAGGAGAGGGTGCCACTTAAAGGGTGGGGTGAGTTGCGGGAGTTTAGGTTTTATGTATTTTAATGGCACGGGCGTTAAGCAAAATTATGCCAAAGCCCTTTCTCTTTCTAAATACGCTTGCAGTTTGAATTACGGCATTAGTTGTAACTTTGTAGGGTATATGTATAGGAACGCCAAAGGCGTACAGAAGGATTTGAAAAAAGCCCTTGCGAATTTTAAAAGAGGGTGCCATTTGAAAGACGGAGCGAGCTGTGTGAGCTTGGGATACATGTATGAAGTCGGTATGGATGTCAAACAAAATGGAGAGCAAGCCTTGAATCTTTATAAAAAGGGTTGTTATTTAAAAAGGGGGAGCGGTTGTCATAATGTGGCGGTGATGTATTACACGGGTAAGGGCGCTCCAAAGGATTTAGATAAAGCCATTTCGTATTATAAGAAAGGTTGCACTCTAGGCTTTAGTGGTAGCTGTAAAGTGTTAGAAGAAGTGATTGGCAAGAAGTCTGATGATTTGCAAGATGATGTGCAAAACGACATGCAAGATGATACGCAATAAGCCAGAGTTTAGGGGCTAATGATTAAAACTCATCTTATAGAATCTTTCTGTATTCTCTCTTGCTATCAAATAGGGATTGAAGTGTCTCCATTGATGGGTATTGAGACTAAAAATCTGCAAATTTAGGGTTTGGATTTATTCTCATATTGGTAATAAAAATACTCAAAGGCATTTTAAAACCACCCAAGCAGAAATCCCAAATATCTTTGTAGTATAATACCCCCATACATTTGCATCTAGCGTAGGAAGCGTGCAAAGTTACGCCTTTATAAGATATGATGTGTGAGACCTGTAGGGAATGCGTTGAGGCTCAAACTCTGTAAAATCCCTATGATTAGGGACACAGAGTGAGAACCAAACTTTCCCCCAACATCAGCCTAGGAAGCCCAATCGCTTTAGCGTTTGGGCGCTTCACAATAAATATAAAAGAGCTTGCACAAGACACAAGCGATAATTTTTTAAAGCGCTTCTTTAGGGGATTATGGGGTTAAAGGGGGCGTTATTTTAAAATCCCCCTATGCGCTTTGAAAAATAACTTCACCACAAAACAAAAATTAACTATAAGAAAGCTTAAAAACAAGTTTTTTAAAAAAAAGAATATTAAATAAAGCTTTCATGTTTGAACAAAACAAAAACCTTTTATTTAATCAAAATAAAATTAAAAATCCAATAAAAAGGAGTTTTATAACTCTTTATAGGATTTTACAAATTTATAGCGACAAAACCTTTTGTTGGTTTTGTTAAAAATCCTTTGAGCCTTTTTGCATTTCACTCAATATTCGTATAAAGCGCGACCACATCATCATCGTCTTCAATCCTATCCAGTAATTTTTCGGTAAGCTCCATTTGTTCGTCATTCAATTCAATGGGCGTTGTGGCGATGCGTTGCAAACTCGCTTTTAAAATAGGCAATCTCAAGCTTTCAAACCCCTCATTTAAGAGCTTGAAGCTGTTATAATCCCCTCTAATAATAATCTTGTCTTCCACTTCTTCTAATTCTTCCAAACCATAATCAATGAGAGCGAATTCTAAATCTTCTAGGCTGAGTTTTAAATTTTCCACTTCATTTTTCAAGCATTCAAACACGCTTTTTCTATTAAACATAAACTCTAAAGAGCCATTAGGCACGATGCTTGCCCCTTGCGTTTTATTGAAATAGCTTTTAAGGTTGGCAATGGTTCTGGTGGGGTTATCAGTCATGCATTCCATAATGATTAGCACGCCAAAATTCGCCTTACCTTCATAAGTGATTTCACTCAAATTCCCTTCTTTACTGCTCGCTCTTTTAATCGCTGCGTCAATATTGTCTTTAGGCATGTTTTGCGCTTTAGCGTTTAAAATCGCTGTTCGTAGTTTGGCGTTCGTGTCCGGTTCGCTCCCGCCATCTTTTGCCGCTAGAGTGATCGCTTTGGCGAGCTTGGGGAAAACCTTACTCATCTTATCCCATCGTTTTTCTTTAGCCGCTCTTCTGTATTCAAACGCTCGTCCCATTCAATTCCTTTGTAATAAGTTAGCCACTTCTTTAGCATGATAGCTAATAATCATATCCGCTCCCGCTCTTTTAAAACAAGTCATCGTTTCTAATAAAACGCTTTCATAGTTGATCAGGTTGTACTTTTGAGCGAGTTTGAGCATGGCGTATTCCCCGCTCACGTTATAGAGCGCTAAAGGGAGCAAAGTGTGATCTCTGATTTCTTTAACAATATCCAAATACGCCAAAGCCGGTTTCACCATTAAAATATCCGCGCCCTGTTTTTCATCTTCTAAACTTTCTAAAAGCGCTTCTTTTTGATTAGCGTAATCCATTTGATAGCTTTTGCGATCGCCAAAACTCGGGGCAGAGTTTGCTACATCTCTAAAAGGCCCATAGTAACTGCTCGCAAATTTAGTGGAATAGCTCATGATGGGCGTGTGGGTATAGCCGGCGTTATCTAGCGTTTTTCTCAAGCTCAAAACATTCCCATCCATCATGTTGCTTGGGGCTAGAATATCCACACCGCTTTCAGCTAAAATAAGCCCTTGAAGATTTAAAATCTCTAGCGTTTTATCGTTAGACACAGAATCGTTTTCTAAAATCCCGCAATGCCCATGGTCGGTGTATTCACAAAAACACAAATCCGCTATAACGATTAAATCCTTGAATCGTTTTTTAACCTCTTTGGCGGCTTTTGCGACAATATGATCCTTATTTAACGCATGGCTTCCTGTAGCGTCCTTATGTTTAGGAATGCCAAACAATAAAACGGCTTTGACGCCTAAACCCACTAGTTCTTCGCATTCTTTTAAAAGAGGCTCCATGCTCATTTGATAAACGCCAGGCATGGAACTGATTTCATTTTTAATACAACTATCGCTTTCTATGACAAATAAGGGAGCGATGAAATCATCAATATTTAGGCGCGTTTCTCTTAGCATCGCCCTTAAGTTTTCGCTGCTTCGTAATCTTCTCAATCGTTTGAACATGTTCTCTCTTTATTGTTTTTCTTTAACCCCACAATTGGCTTTTTCTATCCCTTTCATTCCGCTCACCTCTTTCAAATTTTCGGGGGGGGGGGGGTAGCTCTTCGTTATCCTCTTCTAAATCGTAAAAACTATTAAAAACGCAATCATGGATAGTGAAACAAATTCTCCCATTGCTGTAATGATAGCTCAAATTCAACCCCATAGCCTCTAAAGCGTTTTTAATGATATACATGCCCAACCCAAAACCATGGGCTTGTCTGGGGTTAGAAGATTTAAAGTAGGGTTGCAAATACTTTTCAAAATCTTCTTTTAAAGGTTTGCTTTTATTAGACACCACCAAATCATTGCCGATGAAATCCAAAAACACCTGTTTGTCATCGCTGTATTTGATCGCATTATCCACCATGTTTTTTAACGCTATAGAAAACAATTCAAAATCCGCTTCAATGATGTAATTGGAAGAGGATACATGGATGGGGCTTTTTTTATCCTCATCAATTAAAAGCATTTTTTCAATCTTATCGATCAAATCGCTCATTAAAAATTTTTCTTTATTGCTCCCATAATTTTTGGAAGCGAGCTGCTCAATGCGGGCAAATTGCTCAATCAACATGTTCAAGTGATCAAATATAGATGAAAAGCGCTTGTAAGACAGCTCTTCTTTGAGCATAGAGCTTAGTATCTTACCCTTAGTGATAGGGGTGCGTAGTTCATGCATGATAGAGCGCAAAAATAAAACCCGAGATTCATTCATCGCATTGATTTTTTGGATGCAATTGTCAAATTCGTTAGCCAGATCCCCTATTTCATCTTTTTGTTTGCTTTTACAACTCACGCTTTTATCCCCTTGAGCGAAGCGCTTCACTTGGGATCTCAGCTCTCTTAAGGGCAATAAACTCTGTAAAACAAATAAAAAGAGGAATAAAATCAATAATAAACCCACCGTAATGGCTAAGAAATAATTCCTGTAAGAAACCGAATGCAAATCTTTATAAAGCACAAAATGCTCATCCTTTTTTAAAAGGATAAAAACCATATCGCTGAATTTAAACACTTCCGCATACCCAATATTTCTGTGGTGCAACTGGTGGCGTCTTTTGGCTAAAACCTTTTCCAAATTTTCTATTGTGGTTTCTCTAAAACCAATTTTATAGAGATAATCTTCTATGGCTCTATAATCAGAGTAGTTATTTAAAATTTCATTGATGGTGGTAACAAACTGATAATGGCGCATTTCGTTTTGATAGTTTTCGTGACTGATTTGAGAAGACACGAAATAGTAAGCGAACGCTCCAAAACTAAAGAGCGTTATCATAAACAAAGCGCCAACCTTAAAAAAGATAGAGAAACGCAAAATCCCTTAACTCCTTATTAGAATCAGTATTCTAATTTATAACCAATCCCTCTAACAGAGATGATGTATTGCGGTTGCTTGGGATTTTTTTCAATCTTAGATCGCAAACGGCCAATGATCACATCAATGCTTTTATTAGAGCTTTCAGGGTTGATGCTCTCGCTCTCAATCGCAATGCTTTCACGGCTAAACACATAACCTTTTTTGCTAATGAGAAGCGAAAGGATTTCATATTCAGCCCTAGTTAAGTCTAGCTTTTTTTCATGCATATACACTTCTCGGCTGTCCTTATCTACCCTAAAGATATTCGCATCGCCTGGCTCACTCACTTCTTCTTTTTTATGAGAACGCCTGAGTAAGGATTGGATGCGAGCCAGTAATTCCTTAGGATCATAGGGTTTAGGGAGGTAATCATCAGCCCCATAATCTAGCGCTTTAATCTTATCTTCCACATCGCTTCTTGCTGAAGAAATAATAATAGGGATATGTTTTTGTTTGGAGATGCGCCTACACACTTCAAGCCCGTCTAAATTAGGCAAAGTTAAATCCAACAACAACAAATCGTAATTTTGTGTGTTAGCCGCACTAATGCCGGTATATGGCTCATCGTAATTGGTTACATGAATGCCATGTTGGAGCAAAAACTCGCTCAAAAACTCGGCTAATTCTATATCATCTTCTATCATTAAAACTTCTATCATACTTCAATTAACTCCTTCAATGATTTCTGCAACTTTAAAAACGATTAACTTTGTTAATGTTTTAGGGAACTAATTCTAGCATTTTATTATTAAAGATACCTTGAAAATATCTTAAAAATAAAAATTCAAAACATTATCATAGTTATTAATGGAAATTAAGGCTTTGTTTTCATGGAATATTGAAAATTAAAGCCTTATTTTTTAATATTTTAATATTTTTAAAAAATTCCTTTGATCGTTTTTCACTCTGTGTTTTCTCGCTCCAAAGACTCCAATCGTTTTTCAAGCACGCTCAATTGGTATTGCAAGAAACGCGCCACTAAATCCAAACGCTTCAGCGCGTCTTTTTCTTCTAAAGCTTGCATGCCTTTCAATAACACTAATGTCCTCTCTAGTAAATTTTTTAAAAAAACCCGCTCGTTTGAAATTAACACTTGCGTGGGGTTTTCTTGCGCGATTTCTTCTATAATGATTTCTGGCACCTCTTCTTCTTTTTCTTCTGTATTTTCTTCTGTGATTTTTTCTTGGGTTTCTATTTTAGCAGCGTTTTTTGGCTCTAAAGGGGTGTTAGCATTTTTAGGGTTTGGGGTGTTTTGCAGATGAGGGGGCGTTTTGAAAAAAGAGGGCGTTTTTTGCGCCGTATTAAAACCATCATCAATGGTTTTAGCCATTTTTTCAATTTCATTAAGGGTTTCTGAAATAATGTTTTTCAATTCCATTCTACCAGCCATTGTTCTAAATTCTCAACGCTCAAACAATCCCCTTTGATAAAATTTAAATAGTGCCGCTCTAGTATTGCATCATGTTTGAAAGGAGCGAGATTTTTTTGGATTTTTTCCAAACGCTTCATTTGTTTTAACGCCTCTGCATGGTCAGGGGTTTTGTTTAAAATATTAGTATAAATTCGCAACGCTTCTTCAAAAAACCCTTGTTCTTCATAAATATGAGCGAGCGTGATAGTTTCTAATGGCATGCGTTTCTCTTAATCGTTTGTAATACCATATTTTAGCACTAATCAAACGCCATTTTTAGACTCTGACTTGGGTGCGTAAAAAACTAAAAGCCGGTAAGGGTGCGGGCAGTCGCACTAAATTCACATTCCCGCTATGGATAGTTTCTAACTCGGTGTTATTTTCTAAAAGGATTTTATACAGCACTAAATAAGAGCGTTTTTCAAAGGTGTAAATCTTGCCAATTTCATTGACTATGGGCGTGATAGCCGCATTTTTGGGAGCGATGATTTCATAAGCGGTGTTAGTGGTCGTGGTGAATTTGCATGCAAAAAAACGCCCGTCTTCTGTGATTTCGCCATTGACTTGAAAATCCCCTTCGCTAATGGCTGTTTGGTGGTTTTGAGTATCCAACCTTTCAAAAGGCCTTCGCATCAAATAGCCGTCCGTAAAACCCCTGTTTTTAAGCGTGTTCAATTCGCTAG contains:
- a CDS encoding YebC/PmpR family DNA-binding transcriptional regulator, whose amino-acid sequence is MGRAFEYRRAAKEKRWDKMSKVFPKLAKAITLAAKDGGSEPDTNAKLRTAILNAKAQNMPKDNIDAAIKRASSKEGNLSEITYEGKANFGVLIIMECMTDNPTRTIANLKSYFNKTQGASIVPNGSLEFMFNRKSVFECLKNEVENLKLSLEDLEFALIDYGLEELEEVEDKIIIRGDYNSFKLLNEGFESLRLPILKASLQRIATTPIELNDEQMELTEKLLDRIEDDDDVVALYTNIE
- the hemB gene encoding porphobilinogen synthase yields the protein MFKRLRRLRSSENLRAMLRETRLNIDDFIAPLFVIESDSCIKNEISSMPGVYQMSMEPLLKECEELVGLGVKAVLLFGIPKHKDATGSHALNKDHIVAKAAKEVKKRFKDLIVIADLCFCEYTDHGHCGILENDSVSNDKTLEILNLQGLILAESGVDILAPSNMMDGNVLSLRKTLDNAGYTHTPIMSYSTKFASSYYGPFRDVANSAPSFGDRKSYQMDYANQKEALLESLEDEKQGADILMVKPALAYLDIVKEIRDHTLLPLALYNVSGEYAMLKLAQKYNLINYESVLLETMTCFKRAGADMIISYHAKEVANLLQRN
- a CDS encoding CiaD-like domain-containing protein, with the protein product MELKNIISETLNEIEKMAKTIDDGFNTAQKTPSFFKTPPHLQNTPNPKNANTPLEPKNAAKIETQEKITEENTEEKEEEVPEIIIEEIAQENPTQVLISNERVFLKNLLERTLVLLKGMQALEEKDALKRLDLVARFLQYQLSVLEKRLESLERENTE
- a CDS encoding glycosyltransferase family 8 protein, whose translation is MSITIPIVIAFDNHYAIPAGVSLYSMLACAKTEHPQSQNDSEKLFYKIHCLVDNLSLENQHKLKETLAPFNAFMSVDFLDISNPNLHATSIEPSVIDKIHEAFLQLNIYAKTRFSKMVMCRLFLASLFPQYDKIIMFDADTLFLNDVSGSFFIPLDGYYFGAAKDFASDKSPKHFQIAREKDPRQAFSLYEHYLKEKDMKIICENHYNVGFLIVNLKLWRADHLEERLLNLTHQKGQCVFCPEQDILTLACYQKVLILPYIYNAHPFMVNKKRFIPSQQEIVMLHFYFVGKPWISPTALYSKEWHETLLKTLFYAEYSVKFLKQMTEFLSLKDKQKTFEFLAPLLNPKTLLEYIFFRLNRIFKRLKEKFFNS
- the arsS gene encoding acid-sensing histidine kinase ArsS, with translation MRFSIFFKVGALFMITLFSFGAFAYYFVSSQISHENYQNEMRHYQFVTTINEILNNYSDYRAIEDYLYKIGFRETTIENLEKVLAKRRHQLHHRNIGYAEVFKFSDMVFILLKKDEHFVLYKDLHSVSYRNYFLAITVGLLLILFLFLFVLQSLLPLRELRSQVKRFAQGDKSVSCKSKQKDEIGDLANEFDNCIQKINAMNESRVLFLRSIMHELRTPITKGKILSSMLKEELSYKRFSSIFDHLNMLIEQFARIEQLASKNYGSNKEKFLMSDLIDKIEKMLLIDEDKKSPIHVSSSNYIIEADFELFSIALKNMVDNAIKYSDDKQVFLDFIGNDLVVSNKSKPLKEDFEKYLQPYFKSSNPRQAHGFGLGMYIIKNALEAMGLNLSYHYSNGRICFTIHDCVFNSFYDLEEDNEELPPPPRKFERGERNERDRKSQLWG
- the arsR gene encoding acid response regulator transcription factor ArsR; translated protein: MIEVLMIEDDIELAEFLSEFLLQHGIHVTNYDEPYTGISAANTQNYDLLLLDLTLPNLDGLEVCRRISKQKHIPIIISSARSDVEDKIKALDYGADDYLPKPYDPKELLARIQSLLRRSHKKEEVSEPGDANIFRVDKDSREVYMHEKKLDLTRAEYEILSLLISKKGYVFSRESIAIESESINPESSNKSIDVIIGRLRSKIEKNPKQPQYIISVRGIGYKLEY
- the hcpD gene encoding Sel1-like repeat protein HcpD, whose product is MIKSWTKKWFLILFLMASCSSYLVATTGEKYFKMAAQAFKRGDYHKAVAFYKRSCNLRVGAGCTSLGSMYEDGDGVQKNLPKALYYYRRGCNLRNHLACASLGSMYEDGDGVQKNLPKALYYYRRGCHLKGGVSCGSLGFMYFNGTGVKQNYAKALSLSKYACSLNYGISCNFVGYMYRNAKGVQKDLKKALANFKRGCHLKDGASCVSLGYMYEVGMDVKQNGEQALNLYKKGCYLKRGSGCHNVAVMYYTGKGAPKDLDKAISYYKKGCTLGFSGSCKVLEEVIGKKSDDLQDDVQNDMQDDTQ
- a CDS encoding tetratricopeptide repeat protein, which codes for MPLETITLAHIYEEQGFFEEALRIYTNILNKTPDHAEALKQMKRLEKIQKNLAPFKHDAILERHYLNFIKGDCLSVENLEQWLVEWN